Proteins from a genomic interval of Nostoc sp. TCL240-02:
- a CDS encoding sulfonate ABC transporter substrate-binding protein produces the protein MFTKFSSSRFLGMAFAFLQRFKQQRIHTFSLLFALGLSLTLAISACSPSASNNGTTQTATPSAVASGTTIRIGYQKASTVLYALKAREELEKAFATSGSSVTWSEFPAGPPMLEALNAGSIDFGYTGESPPIFAQAGGIPLVYVAYDPWSPKAEAIVVPKDSPIKSVAELKGKKVAFAKGSNANYLLVKALEKAGVQYSEIQPATLPPADARAAFEGKKVDAWAIWDPYLAAAEAATGARILADATELAPNRGYYLAAKSFVDAKPDVLKIVLDRVKKVSGWAKNNPSEVAKLLSPALGIDAPVLEIAEKRREYDVLPLTDEVITKQQEIADTFYKIKLIPKEIKVKEIVWQGKVNN, from the coding sequence ATGTTTACTAAGTTCTCTTCAAGTCGATTTTTGGGTATGGCTTTTGCCTTCCTCCAAAGGTTCAAACAGCAAAGAATCCACACCTTTTCCCTATTATTTGCATTGGGACTTAGCTTAACTTTGGCTATCTCTGCTTGTTCTCCAAGCGCAAGTAACAATGGAACAACTCAGACAGCTACCCCCAGCGCTGTAGCTAGCGGCACTACAATTCGTATAGGCTACCAGAAAGCGTCAACTGTCCTCTATGCACTGAAAGCGAGAGAAGAATTAGAAAAAGCCTTTGCAACTTCAGGATCTTCCGTAACTTGGTCAGAATTTCCGGCTGGGCCTCCAATGCTAGAAGCATTGAATGCAGGTAGCATTGATTTTGGCTATACCGGAGAATCACCACCAATATTTGCCCAAGCTGGGGGTATTCCTCTAGTTTATGTTGCCTACGATCCTTGGAGTCCGAAAGCTGAAGCCATCGTAGTACCCAAGGATTCACCTATTAAAAGTGTGGCTGAACTCAAGGGCAAAAAAGTTGCTTTTGCCAAAGGTTCTAATGCTAACTACCTATTGGTGAAAGCGCTCGAAAAAGCAGGGGTACAGTACAGTGAAATCCAGCCAGCAACTCTCCCACCCGCCGATGCTCGTGCTGCCTTTGAAGGAAAAAAGGTTGATGCTTGGGCAATTTGGGACCCATATTTAGCCGCAGCAGAAGCAGCAACAGGCGCACGTATTTTAGCAGACGCAACGGAATTAGCTCCCAATCGTGGTTATTATCTAGCTGCAAAATCTTTTGTTGATGCCAAACCTGATGTTTTGAAAATAGTTTTAGATAGGGTGAAAAAAGTTAGTGGCTGGGCAAAAAATAATCCTAGTGAAGTTGCTAAACTTCTTTCCCCTGCTTTGGGTATAGATGCTCCTGTATTGGAAATAGCAGAAAAGCGACGTGAATATGATGTACTTCCGCTCACAGATGAAGTGATTACTAAACAACAAGAGATTGCAGATACCTTCTACAAAATTAAGTTGATCCCGAAAGAAATCAAAGTTAAGGAAATTGTTTGGCAAGGAAAAGTGAATAATTAA
- a CDS encoding IS630 family transposase produces the protein MRGIPVEELIFLDESGVNLSFIRKCARALPGLRAYAQKPNRKGKNVSVIGAISLKGLLTQWSGLGSIDALTFDAFIAQKLVPKLWPGAVVIMDNCSIHKSDELEALLIAAGAHLIYLPPYSPDFSPIENCWSKIKNILRRIGARTYPDLLQALDTAFAEVTIENLLGWFTHCCYCTSQD, from the coding sequence TTGAGGGGGATACCCGTCGAAGAGCTGATTTTCTTAGATGAATCGGGAGTTAATCTGTCCTTCATCCGCAAATGTGCCCGCGCCTTGCCTGGCCTTCGGGCCTATGCTCAAAAGCCCAACCGCAAAGGGAAAAATGTCTCGGTAATTGGTGCAATTAGCTTGAAAGGACTGCTCACCCAATGGAGTGGCTTAGGTTCTATCGATGCTTTGACTTTTGATGCCTTCATCGCCCAAAAGCTCGTACCCAAACTTTGGCCTGGTGCAGTGGTGATCATGGATAACTGCTCAATCCATAAAAGTGATGAACTTGAAGCTTTGCTCATCGCTGCTGGCGCTCATCTCATTTATCTCCCCCCCTATTCTCCCGATTTTTCACCGATTGAGAATTGTTGGTCCAAGATTAAGAACATTCTCCGTCGCATCGGTGCAAGGACATACCCTGATTTACTCCAGGCATTAGATACGGCATTCGCAGAAGTGACAATAGAGAATTTGCTGGGTTGGTTTACTCACTGCTGCTACTGTACCTCACAAGACTGA
- a CDS encoding VOC family protein — MQILKVLTRVYLSPVDLDEAIAFYENLFTEKCWLWFQYSESELELASVGSILLIAGSAEALSPFKSTHATFLVDSLNDFKEALIQQGAVILAEPNKVTTGANMRAMHPDGTIIEYLEFG, encoded by the coding sequence ATGCAAATTCTTAAAGTATTAACCAGAGTCTATCTTAGTCCGGTAGACTTGGATGAGGCGATCGCTTTCTATGAGAACCTTTTTACAGAAAAATGTTGGTTGTGGTTTCAATATTCCGAGTCTGAGTTGGAACTCGCAAGTGTGGGTTCTATTCTTTTAATTGCTGGTTCGGCAGAAGCACTCTCTCCATTCAAGAGTACACACGCAACATTTCTTGTGGACTCACTCAATGATTTTAAAGAAGCACTTATTCAGCAGGGTGCTGTGATTCTGGCGGAACCGAACAAAGTTACCACTGGAGCGAATATGCGAGCGATGCATCCTGATGGAACCATTATTGAGTATCTTGAGTTTGGATAA
- a CDS encoding class I SAM-dependent methyltransferase: MIDNILQQQIEYYRARANEYDEWFYRKGRYDHSPKINQRWFNEVAVIKNTLHQIGLMDDILELASGTGIWTQELLRIGKKITVIDASEEMIAINRSKLNSLSVEYHLIDLFTWQPDTEYDLVFFAFWLSHVPPKLLDSFLTKVYQSVRLGGEVFIIDSSFEPTSTANNHILEDDGNIYKTRKLNNGQEFQIVKIFYQPDELKDKLKKAGFQAEVKVTDNYFIYAQGKKFKTIRNSESVII, encoded by the coding sequence ATGATAGATAATATTCTTCAACAACAGATTGAGTACTATCGCGCTAGAGCCAATGAATATGATGAGTGGTTCTATAGGAAAGGACGCTACGATCACAGTCCCAAAATAAACCAGCGCTGGTTTAATGAAGTAGCGGTGATAAAAAATACATTACACCAAATTGGTTTGATGGATGATATTTTGGAGTTAGCATCTGGAACAGGTATCTGGACGCAAGAGCTTTTAAGGATCGGTAAAAAGATTACTGTGATCGATGCCTCTGAAGAAATGATTGCAATTAATCGCTCGAAGTTAAATTCACTGAGTGTTGAATATCACCTAATTGATTTATTTACTTGGCAACCTGACACTGAATATGATTTGGTGTTTTTCGCCTTTTGGCTATCTCATGTGCCGCCAAAATTACTCGATTCTTTTTTGACGAAAGTCTACCAATCTGTTCGCCTTGGTGGGGAAGTATTTATCATTGACTCTTCCTTTGAACCGACATCCACAGCTAACAATCATATCCTTGAAGACGACGGAAACATATATAAAACCCGTAAATTAAATAATGGTCAAGAATTTCAGATTGTCAAAATTTTTTATCAGCCAGATGAACTTAAGGATAAGCTAAAAAAAGCAGGCTTTCAGGCTGAGGTAAAAGTGACAGATAATTATTTTATCTACGCACAGGGGAAAAAATTTAAAACAATTCGTAATTCGGAATCTGTAATTATTTAA
- a CDS encoding 5'-nucleotidase C-terminal domain-containing protein, which translates to MPLLNSKNRFFGKLNSLNLSTNQLSSLVIFGILFSLGTSIGVAQVKTTPKPGFTLQLLHTSDQEAGVPALEDAPNFSAVLNALKNQDANRDGKPDYPNTLILSSGDAYIPSPFLFASDTVFGGQGRGDILILNALGFGAIAFGNHEFDLGTGVVADLLGAKKDYPGTNFPYLSTNLDFSTDKDLAKLVTADGQEASKIPNKIARSTIITLNGEKIGVVGATTPTLRTISSPGGVTVLPKEFNDRNAADIAALAAEIQTYVDALLTKNPDINKVILLAHMQQIAIEQKLAKLLKGVDIVVAGGSNTLLADKTDRLRVGDKSAGTYPILTKAADGNLIAVVNTDGNYRYVGRLVVNFDANGVIIPLSIDSKISGAYATDSQGVATVGGKPDPKIVAITEALQKVIIAQDGKIFGKTNVFLNGWRGDVRTQETNLGNLTAEANLAIAKRYDPKTVISIKNGGGIRDNIGIYTFPPGSTRSQDVIKLPPQANPVAGKKAKEISQLDITNALRFNNGLTLVTLSATELLAVIEHSVAAIAPSATPGSFPQVAGLTFSFDPDLPAGKRVKSLAIKDVQGKIIDVVVKNAELVGDPHRIFRTVTLNFLATGGDGYSFPKTEQVDLTSKDADKSKRTGLATFAADGSEQDTLAEYLAANFKQIPFS; encoded by the coding sequence ATGCCTTTGTTAAATTCCAAAAATAGATTTTTCGGTAAGCTTAATAGCCTAAATTTAAGTACTAACCAGTTAAGTTCGTTAGTTATATTTGGTATATTATTCTCTCTGGGAACTAGTATTGGTGTAGCACAAGTCAAAACAACACCTAAACCGGGATTCACACTGCAACTTTTACATACTTCCGACCAAGAAGCAGGTGTTCCAGCACTGGAGGATGCACCAAACTTTTCGGCAGTGTTGAATGCACTTAAAAATCAGGATGCTAATCGTGACGGTAAGCCTGATTATCCTAATACCTTAATCCTTTCATCTGGAGATGCCTATATTCCCAGTCCCTTCTTATTTGCTAGTGATACAGTTTTTGGTGGACAGGGAAGAGGAGATATTTTAATTTTAAATGCTCTAGGGTTTGGTGCGATCGCCTTTGGTAATCACGAATTTGACTTAGGTACGGGTGTTGTTGCCGATTTACTCGGTGCTAAAAAAGATTACCCAGGTACAAATTTTCCCTATCTCAGCACAAATCTAGATTTCAGCACTGATAAAGACCTGGCAAAATTAGTTACTGCTGATGGACAAGAAGCAAGTAAAATTCCTAATAAAATTGCCCGTAGTACCATCATTACCCTCAATGGTGAAAAGATTGGTGTAGTTGGGGCGACAACCCCCACTCTACGGACGATTTCTTCTCCCGGTGGTGTGACTGTGTTGCCTAAAGAATTTAATGATCGTAATGCCGCAGACATCGCCGCCTTAGCTGCTGAAATTCAAACTTATGTCGATGCACTGCTGACAAAAAACCCAGATATTAATAAAGTTATTCTGTTGGCACACATGCAGCAAATTGCTATTGAGCAAAAGCTAGCAAAATTACTTAAAGGAGTAGATATTGTTGTTGCTGGTGGTTCTAATACCTTACTAGCCGACAAAACAGACCGTCTACGAGTCGGTGATAAATCTGCTGGAACTTATCCAATCCTCACAAAAGCAGCAGATGGTAATCTGATAGCCGTAGTTAATACGGATGGAAACTATCGTTATGTTGGTCGTCTAGTAGTTAACTTTGATGCCAATGGAGTGATTATTCCGTTGAGTATTGACTCCAAAATCAGTGGTGCTTATGCGACTGACTCCCAAGGTGTAGCAACTGTCGGTGGGAAACCTGATCCTAAAATTGTCGCCATTACAGAGGCACTTCAAAAAGTGATTATTGCCCAAGATGGTAAAATTTTTGGGAAAACCAACGTCTTCCTCAATGGCTGGCGTGGTGATGTCCGTACACAAGAAACCAATTTAGGGAATTTGACAGCCGAAGCTAATTTAGCGATCGCCAAGCGGTACGATCCTAAGACAGTCATTTCCATCAAAAATGGGGGTGGTATCCGTGACAATATCGGTATCTACACCTTTCCCCCAGGTTCGACTCGCTCACAAGATGTTATCAAACTACCACCTCAAGCAAATCCTGTAGCAGGTAAGAAAGCAAAAGAAATTTCCCAACTTGATATCACCAATGCGCTACGATTCAACAATGGCTTGACTTTAGTTACTCTGAGTGCAACAGAATTACTGGCAGTGATTGAACATAGCGTAGCAGCGATCGCACCCAGCGCTACCCCTGGCAGTTTTCCCCAAGTAGCGGGATTAACCTTTAGCTTTGACCCAGATTTGCCAGCAGGTAAGCGCGTTAAATCCCTTGCTATCAAAGATGTTCAGGGCAAAATTATTGATGTAGTAGTTAAAAATGCAGAGTTAGTGGGTGATCCTCATCGGATCTTCCGCACTGTTACCCTCAATTTCCTTGCAACTGGTGGCGATGGCTATTCTTTTCCGAAAACAGAACAGGTTGATTTGACATCAAAAGATGCTGATAAGAGCAAACGCACAGGTTTAGCCACCTTTGCTGCTGATGGTTCGGAGCAAGATACATTAGCCGAATATCTAGCTGCTAACTTTAAGCAGATTCCCTTTTCTTAA
- a CDS encoding transposase, with the protein MKAYSLDLRQKIVDAYACGDISQRKLAKNFGVTLSFVQNLLKRHRELGMIGPKVRTEQTATKLNAEQLEILRQLVIAQPDATLSELRERLYEKTEVLIGVATVNRMVRWKLHLNLKKKVSTSQKKVVMKSN; encoded by the coding sequence ATGAAAGCCTACTCTCTCGACTTGCGTCAAAAAATAGTTGATGCTTATGCCTGCGGTGACATTTCCCAACGAAAACTGGCTAAAAACTTTGGTGTCACCTTAAGTTTTGTGCAAAATTTACTCAAACGCCATCGAGAATTGGGGATGATAGGCCCCAAGGTGCGGACTGAGCAGACAGCAACAAAGTTGAATGCTGAACAGTTAGAAATCCTGCGCCAACTCGTCATAGCACAGCCCGATGCGACGTTAAGCGAATTGCGGGAACGACTTTACGAGAAAACAGAGGTCTTAATTGGGGTAGCTACGGTGAATCGGATGGTTCGCTGGAAACTTCACCTCAACCTCAAAAAAAAAGTCTCCACCTCACAAAAAAAGGTAGTGATGAAGTCCAACTAG
- a CDS encoding SAM-dependent methyltransferase: protein MAMVLDKVVPFGRSMDEYIKIFNLTDVDLNKKILGIGDGPASFNAEMTRQGKSVVSVDPLYQFSGDEILQRFNEVVDNIINQVKATSKDWVWGYHKSPDDLRHNRVKVIREFLSDYENGKKSNRYIVDEFPKLKFKDQEFDIALCSHLLFLYSDHLDYNFHLDSVGEMLRIAKEIRIFPLVTLMWNHSQHLDEIVKHYTSMGYKIDIENVEYELQPGGNKMLKITRDV from the coding sequence ATGGCAATGGTTCTAGATAAAGTAGTTCCTTTTGGGAGATCAATGGATGAATATATAAAAATATTCAATTTAACAGACGTAGATTTAAATAAAAAAATCCTTGGAATTGGGGACGGCCCGGCAAGCTTTAATGCAGAAATGACACGTCAAGGTAAAAGTGTAGTTTCTGTTGACCCACTATACCAATTTTCTGGTGATGAGATATTGCAACGATTTAATGAAGTGGTAGATAATATCATTAACCAAGTCAAGGCTACATCGAAAGATTGGGTATGGGGCTATCATAAATCTCCAGATGATTTGCGACACAATCGAGTCAAAGTTATTAGAGAATTTCTGTCTGATTATGAAAATGGCAAAAAAAGCAACAGATACATAGTCGATGAGTTTCCAAAATTAAAATTTAAAGATCAAGAGTTTGATATAGCCCTGTGTTCACATTTATTGTTTTTATATTCAGACCATCTCGATTACAACTTTCACCTAGATTCTGTAGGTGAGATGCTACGAATTGCTAAAGAAATCAGAATATTTCCCCTGGTAACTTTAATGTGGAACCATTCTCAACATTTAGATGAAATAGTCAAACATTACACTTCAATGGGTTACAAGATTGATATTGAAAATGTTGAATATGAGCTACAGCCTGGTGGGAATAAAATGTTGAAGATAACCAGAGATGTTTAG